A region from the Eptesicus fuscus isolate TK198812 chromosome 1, DD_ASM_mEF_20220401, whole genome shotgun sequence genome encodes:
- the LOC129148810 gene encoding T-cell leukemia/lymphoma protein 1A-like codes for MAILSHPERLSIRGPSVYEDQARRTWLPLVTATGGLLQVRLRQVDVPPGHIVLPSPLPPTSMPWGWALHPGGRYLDAMGQFWRIVSHVGADGREEMVLELLPGP; via the coding sequence ATGGCCATCCTCTCGCACCCGGAGCGCCTGAGCATCCGTGGGCCCTCCGTGTACGAGGACCAGGCCCGGCGCACGTGGCTGCCCCTGGTCACGGCCACGGGAGGCCTCCTGCAGGTCCGGCTGCGCCAGGTGGACGTCCCCCCTGGACACATCGTCCTTCCCAGCCCGCTGCCCCCCACCAGCATGCCTTGGGGGTGGGCGCTGCACCCCGGTGGCCGGTACCTCGACGCCATGGGCCAGTTCTGGCGCATCGTGAGCCACGTCGGGGCGGACGGCCGGGAGGAGATGGTCCTGGAGCTGCTGCCAGGCCCGTAG